A window from Esox lucius isolate fEsoLuc1 chromosome 16, fEsoLuc1.pri, whole genome shotgun sequence encodes these proteins:
- the LOC114828790 gene encoding coiled-coil domain-containing protein 106-like — MMSRRKAASATTNINKDVSQNIVPASPTGVHEVRQLQQLLDLEREKGALRDETIKILKDDKAFLQGELSKKDEFIRNVIIVKKEQESGPSCSNVKQMTPSMPSKMDISDQSADDSDETSALSDSSIDSAPKRGPVDLVLKRGPEKRKRCASKHSPSHRDGKAATASDMLCRVRVRNTRSIIARYKLALQAFKQGNSMRAAFDSVGLDRTTIARTAPVAELHLAAPDVLKGLGPWNEKVEKLSSFVERCRSVMTTDIKNKISQMKIDGELLPIAGYK; from the exons ATGATGAGCCGAAGAAAGGCAGCTTCAGCCACCACTAACATCAACAAGGatgtatctcaaaatattg TCCCTGCTTCCCCAACTGGCGTTCACGAGGTGAGACAGCTACAGCAGCTTCTTGACTTAGAGAGGGAAAAAGGGGCCCTACGAGATGAAACCATTAAAATCCTGAAAGATGACAAAGCCTTCCTCCAGGGAGAACTGTCCAAGAAGGATGAATTCATTCGCAATGTCATCATTGTCAAAAAAGAACAAGAATCTGGTCCCAGCTGCTCAA ATGTAAAGCAGATGACCCCTTCAATGCCTTCCAAAATGGATATTTCTGATCAGTCAGCTGATGATTCAGATGAGACCTCTGCCCTTTCCGACTCTTCAATTGATTCAGCTCCTAAGAGAGGCCCAGTGGATTTGGTTCTCAAAAGAGGCCCAGAGAAACGGAAGAGATGCGCTTCGAAACACTCACCTTCACACAGAGATGGGAAAGCAGCCACAGCCAGTGACATGCTCTGTCGTGTAAGAG TGAGAAACACCAGAAGCATCATTGCCAGATATAAGTTGGCTCTTCAAGCCTTCAAGCAGGGAAATTCTATGAGGGCTGCTTTTGACTCTGTTGGACTGGACCGCACAACAATTGCCCGTACTGCTCCAGTCGCCGAGTTGCACCTGGCAGCGCCAGATGTGCTAAAGGGTTTAGGCCCCTGGAACGAGAAGGTGGAGAAGCTGTCCTCTTTTGTTGAGAGGTGCCGTTCTGTCATGACCACTGATATTAAAAATAAGATATCACAAATGAAAATAGACGGAGAGCTGTTGCCCATTGCTGGTTATAAGTAA